A genomic region of Roseateles amylovorans contains the following coding sequences:
- the nagZ gene encoding beta-N-acetylhexosaminidase, producing the protein MDTLHAPVILDIAGTSLTADDRRRLAHPLTGGLILFARHFEHRAQLTALCAEAKSIRPDLLIAVDQEGGRVQRFRTDGFTALPAMRTLGELWMEDAMRAVQAATATGMVLALELRACGVDFSFAPVLDLDHAEDAPGAANGGGTASAHSRSAVIGSRSFHRDPRVVSLLGQSLIQGLALAGMGSCGKHFPGHGYVSADSHVDVPVDTRSLKAILAEDARPFEWLSLSLSAVMPAHVVYRKVDSRPAGFSRRWLQDILRERLGFAGAVFSDDLGMAGARVIEGRPVGFTEAALAALDAGCDLVLLCNQSLEDNGRAIDELLDGLTAAQARGDWTPAIDSEARRAALVPQSAPLTWDELMLAPRYLEALARLP; encoded by the coding sequence ATGGACACCCTGCACGCTCCCGTCATCCTCGACATCGCCGGCACCTCGCTCACCGCCGACGATCGCCGCCGACTGGCCCATCCGCTGACCGGCGGCCTGATTCTGTTTGCCCGTCACTTCGAGCACCGCGCTCAGCTCACCGCCCTGTGTGCCGAGGCCAAGTCGATTCGTCCCGATCTGCTCATTGCGGTGGATCAGGAGGGCGGCCGCGTCCAACGCTTCCGCACTGATGGCTTCACTGCGCTGCCGGCCATGCGCACCCTGGGCGAGCTGTGGATGGAGGATGCGATGCGCGCCGTCCAGGCCGCCACCGCGACCGGCATGGTGCTGGCGCTCGAGCTGCGGGCCTGCGGTGTGGACTTCAGCTTCGCGCCCGTGCTGGATCTGGATCACGCTGAAGACGCGCCTGGTGCTGCAAACGGGGGTGGCACCGCCTCGGCGCACTCGCGCAGCGCGGTGATCGGCTCACGCAGCTTCCATCGCGATCCTCGGGTGGTCAGCCTGCTGGGCCAGAGCCTGATCCAAGGGCTTGCGCTCGCGGGCATGGGCAGCTGCGGCAAGCACTTCCCGGGACACGGCTATGTCAGCGCCGATTCGCATGTCGACGTGCCTGTGGACACCCGCAGCCTGAAGGCGATCCTGGCGGAGGATGCGCGTCCGTTCGAATGGTTGAGCCTCAGCCTGTCGGCGGTCATGCCGGCGCATGTGGTTTATCGCAAGGTGGACAGCCGCCCCGCCGGCTTCAGCCGCCGCTGGCTGCAGGACATCCTGCGCGAACGCCTGGGCTTCGCCGGCGCCGTCTTCAGTGACGACCTGGGCATGGCGGGCGCGCGGGTCATCGAGGGCCGTCCAGTGGGTTTCACCGAAGCCGCCCTCGCGGCCCTGGATGCCGGCTGCGACCTGGTGCTGCTCTGCAACCAGAGCCTGGAGGACAACGGCCGCGCCATCGATGAGCTGTTGGACGGCCTCACCGCCGCCCAGGCCCGCGGCGACTGGACGCCCGCCATCGACAGCGAAGCCCGCCGCGCCGCGCTGGTGCCGCAATCGGCCCCGCTGACCTGGGACGAACTGATGCTGGCGCCGCGCTATCTGGAGGCGCTGGCCCGCCTGCCCTGA
- the acpS gene encoding holo-ACP synthase, which produces MIYGIGTDICDIRRIRETFERRGERFAEKVLGPHEIEVFRERFARVPARGIAYLATRFSAKEAFSKAIGMGMRMPMTWRACEIVKAPSGKPGIQLHGALAEWFDAKRLSAHVTVSDESEYAAAFVVIETRD; this is translated from the coding sequence ATGATCTATGGCATTGGCACCGACATCTGCGACATCCGACGCATCCGCGAGACCTTCGAGCGTCGGGGCGAGCGCTTTGCCGAGAAGGTGCTCGGCCCGCATGAGATCGAGGTCTTCCGCGAGCGCTTCGCCCGCGTGCCGGCGCGGGGCATCGCCTATCTCGCCACCCGGTTCTCGGCCAAGGAAGCGTTCTCGAAGGCGATCGGCATGGGCATGCGCATGCCGATGACCTGGCGCGCTTGCGAGATCGTCAAGGCGCCCAGCGGCAAGCCCGGCATCCAACTGCATGGCGCGCTCGCCGAATGGTTCGATGCCAAGCGCCTGAGCGCCCATGTCACCGTCTCCGACGAAAGCGAGTACGCCGCCGCCTTCGTCGTGATTGAAACCCGCGACTGA
- a CDS encoding GNAT family N-acetyltransferase, producing the protein MSSIRRAVAADLPRIAALARWVWLDTYASHGVTAAFAAYVEDAFRPETLARALAQDPMWVIEGPPDVVPPKPGARTDVKPNPRSRDDDIKAAGLPAAQALAPAPDLPLQAWAALDSHTEPGRVELTRLYVAPTCQGLGFGAALLRHARQAHSTRSLWLSAWEGNARALTFYRREGATQLGETWFELDGRRHRNEVLGWPPLETTT; encoded by the coding sequence ATGAGCTCGATCCGTCGCGCTGTGGCGGCAGACCTGCCGCGCATCGCGGCACTGGCGCGTTGGGTCTGGCTGGACACCTATGCCTCGCACGGCGTGACCGCTGCGTTCGCCGCCTATGTGGAGGACGCCTTCCGACCCGAGACGCTCGCCCGGGCGCTCGCCCAAGATCCGATGTGGGTCATCGAGGGGCCGCCGGACGTCGTCCCGCCCAAACCGGGCGCGCGGACCGATGTCAAGCCGAATCCTCGCTCGCGGGACGACGACATCAAGGCGGCCGGGTTGCCGGCTGCGCAGGCGCTGGCCCCGGCACCCGACTTGCCGCTGCAGGCCTGGGCCGCGCTGGACAGCCACACCGAGCCGGGCCGGGTCGAGCTGACCCGGCTCTATGTCGCCCCGACCTGCCAGGGGCTCGGCTTCGGCGCTGCTCTGTTGCGGCATGCCCGTCAGGCGCATTCAACGCGATCCTTGTGGCTGTCCGCCTGGGAGGGCAACGCGAGGGCGCTGACCTTCTATCGCCGCGAAGGCGCCACCCAGTTGGGTGAGACTTGGTTCGAACTGGATGGCCGCCGGCACCGCAACGAGGTGCTGGGCTGGCCGCCGCTGGAGACAACAACATGA
- a CDS encoding pyridoxine 5'-phosphate synthase: protein MNPLIAPEGARHDARCALSVNVNKVALLRNTRHLGIPSVIRAAQLCLEAGAQGITVHPRPDARHIRADDVRELATLMKAWPQAEYNIEGNPTQNLMDFIREVRPHQATFVPDSEDQFTSDHGWQLPADAERLRPMIAECKSLGVRVSLFMDPLPEAMAHVAALGADRIELYTERWASAYGTPKEDEVLATFTATARAALAQGLAINAGHDLNRDNLTRFLREVPGVAEVSIGHALIADALELGYAETVRDYQRCIQRAYAG, encoded by the coding sequence ATGAATCCCCTCATCGCTCCCGAAGGCGCTCGCCATGACGCGCGCTGCGCGCTGTCCGTCAATGTGAACAAGGTGGCGCTGCTGCGCAATACGCGACACCTGGGCATTCCCAGCGTGATCCGCGCCGCACAGCTGTGCCTGGAGGCCGGTGCGCAGGGCATCACTGTGCATCCGCGCCCGGATGCGCGCCACATCCGCGCCGACGATGTGCGCGAGCTGGCCACACTGATGAAAGCCTGGCCGCAAGCCGAATACAACATCGAAGGCAATCCGACGCAGAACCTGATGGACTTCATCCGCGAGGTCCGTCCGCATCAGGCCACCTTCGTGCCCGACAGCGAGGATCAATTCACCTCCGACCACGGCTGGCAACTGCCGGCCGACGCCGAGCGGCTGCGTCCGATGATCGCCGAGTGCAAATCCCTGGGCGTGCGGGTCAGTCTGTTCATGGATCCGTTGCCGGAGGCGATGGCGCATGTCGCCGCGCTGGGCGCCGATCGCATCGAGCTCTACACCGAGCGCTGGGCCAGCGCCTACGGCACACCGAAGGAGGACGAGGTGCTCGCCACCTTCACCGCGACCGCCCGCGCCGCGCTGGCGCAGGGCTTGGCGATCAATGCCGGTCACGACCTCAACCGGGACAACCTCACCCGCTTCCTGCGCGAGGTGCCGGGCGTGGCGGAAGTGTCCATCGGCCATGCGCTCATCGCCGACGCACTGGAGCTCGGCTATGCCGAGACCGTGCGCGACTATCAGCGCTGCATCCAGCGCGCCTACGCGGGATGA
- the recO gene encoding DNA repair protein RecO: MATRAKPPATQAAFVLHHYDWSETSLVLDLFTRDQGRLSVVAKGAKRPYSQLRSVLLPFLRLQVTLSKPSKMNEDGAAEVQTLRGAEWVGGQTLPGGAALFSGYYVNELLLKFLPRQDAQPALFDTYAELLPQLNAVDTAQAALRAFELRLLSECGLLPDLSVLATTQAPLEPERPYMISAESGVIVPNHDAPQLQGQALIQLQAALMHGSSAALQQACEAAGASMKPLLRGLLHYHLGHRPLRTRQVLLDVQKLLT, translated from the coding sequence ATGGCCACACGCGCTAAGCCGCCTGCGACCCAGGCGGCTTTTGTCCTTCATCACTACGACTGGAGCGAGACCAGCCTCGTGCTGGATCTGTTCACCCGCGATCAGGGCCGGCTGTCGGTGGTCGCCAAAGGGGCGAAGCGGCCGTACTCCCAGCTGCGTTCGGTGCTGCTGCCGTTCCTGCGGCTGCAGGTCACGCTGAGCAAGCCGTCGAAAATGAATGAGGACGGTGCCGCCGAGGTCCAGACCCTGCGCGGCGCGGAATGGGTCGGCGGGCAGACGCTGCCCGGCGGGGCTGCGCTGTTCAGTGGCTATTACGTCAACGAGCTGCTGCTGAAGTTCCTGCCGCGTCAGGATGCGCAACCCGCGCTCTTCGACACCTACGCCGAGCTGCTCCCGCAGCTCAATGCGGTGGACACCGCTCAGGCCGCGCTCCGTGCCTTCGAACTGCGGCTGTTGTCCGAATGCGGTCTGCTGCCCGATCTCAGCGTGCTGGCCACCACACAAGCGCCCCTGGAGCCGGAGCGTCCCTACATGATTTCGGCCGAGTCCGGCGTGATCGTGCCCAACCATGACGCGCCCCAACTTCAGGGTCAGGCGCTGATCCAGTTGCAGGCCGCCCTGATGCACGGCAGCTCGGCGGCCTTGCAACAGGCCTGCGAAGCGGCGGGCGCTTCGATGAAGCCGCTGCTACGTGGTCTGCTTCACTATCATCTGGGGCATCGTCCGCTGCGCACGCGCCAGGTCTTGCTGGACGTGCAGAAGCTGCTCACCTGA
- the era gene encoding GTPase Era produces the protein MRGGVGAPPVFDGDTRCGLIAIVGRPNVGKSTLLNALVGQKVSITSRKAQTTRHRITGVRTVDETQFVFVDTPGFQTRHSSALNRNLNRTVQGVLADVDLVLFVVEAGRFGLDDAKVLSLLPQDKPVVLIANKLDAVNRRAELMPWLKSMQERRNFSEFVPLSAQKNSDVQRLFQILKPYLPEQEWFYDQEALTDRSEKFLASEMIREKLFRLTGDELPYAATVVIDRWEEEGNLRRIAATIVVEREAQKGMIIGQGGERLKRIGSEARQELETLMDAKVFLELWVKVRSGWADSEEHLRSYGYE, from the coding sequence GTGCGCGGCGGTGTCGGTGCGCCCCCGGTCTTCGACGGCGATACCCGCTGCGGCCTGATCGCGATCGTCGGGCGGCCCAACGTCGGCAAGTCGACGCTGCTGAATGCGCTGGTGGGCCAGAAGGTGTCCATCACCTCGCGCAAGGCGCAGACCACGCGGCACCGCATCACCGGCGTGCGCACGGTGGACGAGACCCAGTTCGTGTTCGTCGACACCCCGGGCTTCCAGACCCGTCACAGCTCGGCGCTGAACCGCAACCTGAACCGCACGGTGCAGGGCGTGCTGGCCGATGTGGACCTGGTGCTGTTCGTCGTCGAGGCGGGCCGCTTCGGCCTGGATGACGCCAAGGTGCTGTCGCTGCTGCCGCAGGACAAGCCGGTGGTGCTCATCGCCAACAAGCTGGATGCGGTCAATCGCCGTGCCGAGCTGATGCCGTGGCTCAAGAGCATGCAGGAGCGTCGCAATTTCAGCGAATTCGTGCCGCTGTCGGCGCAGAAGAATTCGGACGTCCAGCGGCTGTTCCAGATCCTCAAGCCCTACCTGCCCGAGCAGGAATGGTTCTACGACCAGGAAGCGCTGACCGACCGCAGCGAGAAGTTCCTGGCCAGCGAGATGATCCGCGAGAAGCTCTTCCGGCTGACCGGTGATGAGTTGCCGTATGCCGCCACCGTCGTCATCGACCGCTGGGAAGAAGAGGGCAACCTGCGCCGCATCGCCGCCACCATCGTCGTGGAGCGTGAGGCCCAGAAGGGCATGATCATCGGCCAGGGCGGTGAACGCCTGAAGCGGATCGGCTCCGAAGCCCGCCAGGAGCTGGAAACGCTGATGGACGCCAAGGTCTTCCTTGAGCTGTGGGTGAAGGTCCGCTCCGGCTGGGCGGATTCGGAAGAGCATCTGCGGTCCTACGGCTACGAATGA
- the rnc gene encoding ribonuclease III, whose amino-acid sequence MNPQALDALQQRLGYRFSQAALLQRALTHRSFGQQHNERLEFLGDAVLNLTVSTLLFDRFMGSDEGDLTRIRAHLVREDSLHKLALQLQMPEALRMSEGEARGGGAQRPSILADALEAVIGAAFLDGGYDAARTIVQRLLGDLIAGSGIDNWAKDAKTALQEWLQARRLPVPAYRIVETRGQAHAQTFTVECQVASLNLAKNGDGRSRRIAEQEAARQVLDELLAGDKPGTGLRD is encoded by the coding sequence ATGAACCCGCAAGCGCTCGATGCACTTCAGCAACGTCTGGGCTACCGCTTCTCGCAAGCGGCGCTGCTTCAGCGCGCGCTGACGCACCGCAGCTTCGGTCAGCAGCACAACGAGCGCCTCGAGTTCCTCGGCGACGCGGTGCTGAACCTGACCGTCTCGACGCTGCTGTTCGACCGCTTCATGGGCTCTGACGAGGGTGATCTCACCCGCATCCGCGCTCATCTGGTACGCGAGGACAGCCTGCACAAGCTGGCGCTTCAACTGCAGATGCCCGAGGCGCTGCGGATGAGCGAAGGCGAGGCCCGCGGTGGCGGCGCTCAGCGTCCGTCCATCCTGGCCGACGCGCTGGAAGCGGTGATCGGCGCTGCATTTCTCGACGGCGGCTACGACGCCGCCCGCACCATCGTGCAACGGCTGCTGGGCGACCTGATCGCCGGCAGCGGCATCGACAACTGGGCCAAGGACGCCAAGACCGCCCTGCAGGAATGGCTGCAGGCGCGTCGGCTGCCGGTGCCGGCCTACCGCATTGTTGAAACTCGCGGTCAGGCGCACGCCCAGACATTTACCGTCGAATGCCAGGTCGCATCATTGAACCTGGCCAAGAATGGCGACGGCCGCTCCCGACGCATCGCGGAGCAGGAAGCGGCGCGGCAGGTCCTTGACGAGCTGCTCGCCGGCGACAAGCCCGGGACCGGCTTGCGCGACTGA
- a CDS encoding DUF4845 domain-containing protein: MRSARNHQRGISLLGLLFWAVILGFLAIVGMRVTPTVMEYYTIQQAINRIAKSGPSTVAEARSAFSRTKDVEFSIVSIQPQDLVITKNEEKVKISFAYDKEVSLFGPVSLLIKYKGESN, from the coding sequence ATGCGCAGCGCTCGCAACCATCAACGTGGCATCAGTCTGCTGGGCCTGCTGTTCTGGGCCGTGATCCTCGGCTTCCTGGCGATCGTGGGCATGCGTGTCACGCCGACGGTGATGGAGTACTACACCATCCAGCAGGCGATCAACCGCATCGCCAAGAGCGGCCCCAGCACCGTGGCGGAAGCGCGTTCGGCATTCAGCCGGACCAAGGACGTCGAGTTCTCGATCGTCAGCATCCAGCCGCAGGATCTGGTCATCACCAAAAATGAAGAAAAGGTGAAGATCAGCTTTGCTTATGACAAGGAAGTCTCCCTGTTCGGCCCGGTCTCGCTGCTGATCAAGTACAAAGGCGAGTCCAACTGA
- the lepB gene encoding signal peptidase I yields the protein MKAMSALTGLLYAALIAYLGGWYTGYWNGNFSLLLLILTTVTLGYWVAERFHFQPARRRAAARLTEADTQRRASLAAQGIDRVDGDVEGARQEVLRQPWWLDWTAGLFPVILIVFLLRSFLFEPFKIPSGSMVPTLLIGDLILVNKFHYGVRLPVINKKIISNHDVQRGDVVVFRYPQNPSIDYIKRAVGLPGDEIRYSNQRLYVNGKEIETQSLGDFFDEDPNSMRFRPRFTEKLGPVEHEILVDPAPREAIRKIYDFPYSDQCTYTLDGVTCKVPAGHYFMMGDNRDNSQDSRYWGFVPDENIVGRAFVVWMNFGNIKRVGSIR from the coding sequence ATGAAAGCGATGAGTGCACTGACCGGGCTGCTGTATGCCGCCCTGATCGCCTACCTGGGCGGCTGGTACACCGGCTACTGGAACGGCAATTTCTCGCTCCTGCTGCTGATCCTGACCACGGTCACGCTCGGCTACTGGGTGGCCGAACGGTTCCACTTCCAGCCCGCGCGCCGCCGCGCGGCGGCGCGCCTGACGGAGGCCGACACCCAACGTCGCGCCTCGTTGGCGGCCCAGGGCATCGACCGGGTGGACGGAGACGTCGAAGGTGCCCGACAGGAAGTCCTGCGTCAGCCCTGGTGGCTGGACTGGACCGCCGGCCTGTTCCCGGTGATCCTGATCGTCTTCCTGCTGCGGTCCTTCCTGTTCGAGCCGTTCAAGATCCCGTCCGGCTCGATGGTCCCGACGCTGCTCATCGGCGACCTGATCCTGGTCAACAAGTTTCACTACGGCGTCCGCCTGCCGGTGATCAACAAGAAGATCATCAGCAACCATGACGTCCAGCGTGGCGACGTGGTGGTGTTCCGCTACCCACAGAACCCCAGCATCGACTACATCAAGCGCGCTGTCGGCTTGCCGGGCGACGAGATCCGCTACAGCAACCAGCGCCTGTATGTGAACGGCAAGGAAATCGAGACCCAGTCCCTGGGCGATTTCTTCGACGAGGATCCGAATTCGATGCGCTTCCGCCCCCGCTTCACCGAGAAGCTCGGCCCGGTGGAGCATGAGATCCTGGTCGACCCCGCACCGCGCGAGGCCATCCGCAAGATCTACGACTTCCCGTATTCGGACCAATGCACCTACACGCTGGACGGCGTGACCTGCAAGGTGCCGGCCGGCCATTACTTCATGATGGGCGACAACCGCGACAACTCGCAGGATTCCCGCTACTGGGGTTTCGTGCCGGACGAGAACATCGTCGGCCGAGCCTTCGTCGTGTGGATGAATTTCGGCAACATCAAGCGTGTCGGCAGCATCCGCTGA
- the lepA gene encoding translation elongation factor 4, with product MNHIRNFSIIAHIDHGKSTLADRIIQRCGGLSDREMEAQVLDSMDIERERGITIKAQTAALQYKARDGQIYNLNLIDTPGHVDFSYEVSRSLSACEGALLVVDASQGVEAQTVANCYTALELGVEVVPVLNKMDLPQANPEGAKEEIEDVIGIDAADAIPCSAKTGMGVDDILEAVIARMPPPKGVVEAPLRAMIIDSWFDNYVGVVMLVRVVDGTLKKNERIRMMATNAIYPAEHLGVFTPKSENRDQLNAGEVGFIIAGIKELAAAKVGDTITLEKKLPNNLGPAAEALPGFKEIQPQVFAGLYPTEASEYDQLRDALEKLKLNDASLRFEPEVSQALGFGFRCGFLGLLHMEIVQERLEREFDQDLITTAPSVVYEVQLGDGEVIEVENPSKMPEQSKIGEIREPIVTVHLYMPQEYVGPVMTLANQKRGVQLNMAYHGRQVMLTYEIPLAEIVLDFFDKLKSVSRGYASMDYEFKEYRASDVVKVDMLINGDRIDALSLIVHRSQSQYRGRQVAAKMREIIPRQMYDVAIQAAIGANIISRENIKALRKNVLAKCYGGDISRKRKLLEKQKAGKKRMKQIGSVEVPQEAFLAILQVEE from the coding sequence ATGAACCACATCCGCAATTTCTCCATCATTGCCCACATCGATCACGGCAAGAGCACGCTCGCTGACCGGATCATCCAACGCTGCGGGGGACTGTCGGACCGCGAGATGGAAGCGCAGGTGCTGGACTCGATGGACATCGAGCGCGAACGCGGCATCACCATCAAGGCCCAGACCGCCGCCCTGCAATACAAGGCGCGGGACGGCCAGATCTACAACCTCAACCTCATCGACACCCCCGGACACGTCGACTTCTCTTATGAAGTCAGCCGGTCCTTGTCCGCTTGTGAAGGCGCGCTGCTGGTGGTGGACGCCAGCCAGGGCGTTGAGGCGCAGACCGTTGCCAACTGCTATACCGCGCTGGAGCTGGGCGTGGAGGTCGTGCCGGTCCTGAACAAGATGGACCTGCCGCAGGCCAACCCGGAAGGTGCCAAGGAGGAGATCGAAGACGTCATCGGCATCGACGCTGCCGACGCGATCCCGTGCTCGGCCAAGACTGGCATGGGCGTGGACGACATCCTCGAGGCGGTGATCGCCCGCATGCCGCCGCCCAAGGGCGTGGTCGAGGCCCCGCTGCGCGCCATGATCATCGACTCCTGGTTCGACAACTATGTCGGCGTTGTGATGCTGGTGCGGGTGGTCGACGGCACGCTCAAGAAGAACGAGCGCATCCGCATGATGGCGACCAACGCCATCTATCCGGCCGAGCACCTGGGTGTGTTCACCCCCAAATCCGAGAACCGCGACCAACTGAACGCGGGCGAGGTCGGCTTTATCATCGCCGGCATCAAGGAACTGGCAGCGGCCAAGGTGGGTGACACCATCACCCTGGAAAAGAAGCTGCCGAACAACCTGGGCCCGGCGGCCGAGGCGCTGCCCGGCTTCAAGGAAATCCAGCCCCAGGTCTTCGCCGGTCTCTATCCGACCGAGGCCAGCGAATACGACCAGCTCCGCGATGCGCTGGAGAAGCTCAAGCTCAACGACGCCTCGCTGCGCTTCGAGCCGGAAGTGTCCCAGGCGCTGGGCTTCGGCTTCCGCTGCGGTTTCCTGGGCCTGCTGCACATGGAGATCGTGCAGGAGCGGCTGGAGCGTGAATTCGACCAGGACCTGATCACCACCGCCCCGAGCGTGGTGTACGAGGTGCAACTCGGTGACGGCGAAGTGATCGAGGTGGAAAACCCGTCCAAGATGCCCGAGCAGAGCAAGATCGGCGAGATCCGTGAGCCGATCGTCACCGTCCACCTGTACATGCCGCAAGAGTATGTCGGCCCGGTGATGACGCTGGCCAACCAGAAGCGCGGCGTGCAGCTCAACATGGCCTATCACGGCCGTCAGGTCATGCTGACCTACGAGATTCCGCTGGCCGAGATCGTGCTGGACTTCTTCGACAAGCTGAAATCGGTGTCCCGCGGCTATGCGTCGATGGACTACGAATTCAAGGAATACCGCGCGTCCGACGTCGTCAAGGTCGACATGCTGATCAACGGCGACCGCATCGATGCGCTCTCGCTGATCGTGCACCGGTCGCAATCGCAATACCGCGGACGCCAGGTGGCGGCCAAGATGCGGGAGATCATCCCGCGCCAGATGTACGACGTGGCGATCCAGGCCGCGATCGGCGCCAACATCATCTCGCGGGAGAACATCAAGGCCCTGCGCAAGAACGTGCTGGCAAAATGCTACGGCGGTGACATCAGTCGCAAACGCAAGCTGCTCGAAAAGCAGAAGGCGGGCAAGAAGCGCATGAAACAAATCGGTTCGGTGGAGGTGCCTCAAGAAGCCTTCCTGGCCATCCTACAAGTCGAAGAATGA
- a CDS encoding DegQ family serine endoprotease, whose protein sequence is MPHTLRRLVLALGSVAALSAPLLAAAQNPPAAPAAPVTPAVSAAPVPELARALPDFSALVELAGPAVVNIRTSERIKPGANAQLDEQMREFLRRFGIPVPPQRKGNPAPSPSPAPDDDDGDDESPQRRGLGSGFVIGADGYVMTNAHVVDEADEVMVTLTDKREFKAKVVGLDRRTDVAVLKIEATGLPMLRMGDVTRLKVGEWVMAIGSPFGFDNTVTAGIVSAKARDTGDLLPLIQTDVAINPGNSGGPLLNLRGEVVGINSQIYSQSGGFMGISFAIPIDEAMRVADQLRSNGRVTRGMLGVYPDDLSKEVAEAIGLGKAQGALVTRITAGGPGEKAGLELGDVITRFDGKTVEKAVDLRRLAAGTAPGSKVKLQVFRRGATKELTATLEALPDDRAAATPEPEAPATGGAQAWGLAVSELTDAQRKELKLPGGLKIESVDGPAARAGLRPGDLILSVNNTEIKTLKQFQALLAKVEKGKPLQMLVRRADAVTYVLLKPGKG, encoded by the coding sequence ATGCCCCACACCCTCCGCCGACTCGTCCTGGCGCTTGGCAGCGTCGCAGCTTTGAGCGCACCGTTGCTGGCCGCCGCTCAGAACCCGCCGGCCGCGCCGGCCGCTCCAGTCACGCCAGCTGTGTCGGCGGCGCCGGTGCCTGAACTGGCCCGCGCCTTGCCGGACTTCAGTGCCCTGGTGGAACTGGCGGGACCGGCGGTGGTGAACATCCGCACCTCGGAACGCATCAAGCCCGGCGCCAATGCGCAGCTCGATGAGCAGATGCGCGAGTTCCTGCGCCGGTTCGGCATCCCGGTGCCGCCGCAGCGCAAGGGCAATCCGGCGCCGTCGCCTTCCCCCGCACCCGACGATGACGACGGCGACGACGAGTCGCCGCAGCGCCGCGGTCTGGGATCAGGCTTCGTGATCGGTGCGGATGGCTATGTGATGACCAATGCGCATGTCGTCGACGAGGCCGACGAGGTGATGGTCACCCTGACAGACAAGCGCGAGTTCAAGGCCAAGGTCGTCGGACTGGACCGTCGCACCGATGTCGCGGTCCTGAAGATCGAGGCCACCGGCCTGCCGATGCTGCGCATGGGCGATGTGACCCGGCTCAAGGTCGGCGAGTGGGTGATGGCGATCGGCTCGCCGTTCGGCTTCGACAACACGGTGACGGCCGGCATCGTCAGCGCCAAGGCACGTGACACCGGCGACCTGCTGCCGCTGATCCAGACCGATGTGGCCATCAATCCCGGCAACTCGGGTGGCCCGTTGCTGAACCTGCGTGGCGAGGTGGTGGGCATCAACTCGCAGATCTACAGCCAGTCCGGCGGCTTCATGGGCATTTCGTTCGCGATTCCCATCGACGAAGCCATGCGGGTGGCGGATCAGCTGCGCAGCAACGGGCGTGTGACCCGCGGCATGCTGGGCGTCTATCCCGATGACCTGAGCAAGGAAGTCGCGGAAGCGATCGGCCTGGGCAAGGCCCAGGGTGCGCTGGTGACCCGCATCACGGCGGGCGGGCCGGGGGAGAAGGCCGGGCTCGAGCTCGGTGACGTCATCACCCGGTTCGATGGCAAGACCGTCGAGAAGGCGGTGGACCTTCGTCGTCTGGCAGCCGGCACCGCGCCCGGCAGCAAGGTCAAGCTGCAGGTCTTCCGTCGCGGCGCCACCAAGGAGCTGACGGCGACCCTGGAAGCGCTGCCGGATGACCGCGCCGCCGCCACGCCGGAACCGGAAGCGCCAGCCACCGGCGGCGCGCAGGCCTGGGGTCTGGCGGTGAGTGAGCTGACCGATGCGCAGCGCAAGGAGCTCAAGCTCCCCGGCGGCCTCAAGATCGAGTCGGTGGATGGTCCTGCCGCACGCGCCGGATTGCGTCCTGGCGACCTGATCCTCTCGGTCAACAACACCGAGATCAAGACGCTGAAGCAGTTCCAGGCGCTGCTGGCCAAGGTCGAGAAGGGCAAGCCGCTGCAGATGCTCGTCCGCCGTGCCGACGCGGTGACCTACGTCCTGCTGAAGCCCGGTAAGGGCTGA